A window from Streptomyces sp. NBC_00335 encodes these proteins:
- a CDS encoding phage holin family protein — protein sequence MTNFVVKTLANAAALGVAIWLVSGITLADDSSKGHQALSLILVALIFGLVNLIVKPVVKLLSLPLFVLTLGLFTIVVNAAMLLLTSWLAKQFDLSFHVNDFFWSAIVGALIISIVSWALNMVLPDKN from the coding sequence ATGACGAATTTCGTAGTCAAGACCCTCGCCAACGCGGCAGCCCTGGGCGTCGCCATCTGGCTCGTCTCGGGCATCACGCTGGCCGACGACAGCAGCAAGGGCCACCAAGCGCTCTCCCTGATCTTGGTCGCGCTGATCTTCGGCCTGGTCAACCTCATCGTCAAGCCTGTGGTGAAGCTGCTCTCGCTGCCCCTCTTCGTCCTCACCCTCGGCCTCTTCACCATCGTGGTGAACGCGGCGATGCTGCTGCTGACCTCATGGCTGGCCAAGCAGTTCGACCTCAGCTTCCACGTCAACGACTTCTTCTGGTCGGCCATCGTCGGCGCCCTGATCATCTCCATCGTCTCCTGGGCCCTGAACATGGTCCTGCCCGACAAGAACTGA
- a CDS encoding low molecular weight protein-tyrosine-phosphatase produces MYRVCFVCTGNICRSPMAESVFRSHVADAGLSGLVEVDSAGTGGWHEGDGADPRTEAVLEAAGYEPGHRARQFRASWFAGLDLVIALDAGHLRDLRALAPTPEDAAKVRLLRSYDPAASAGQTDVPDPYYGPLDGFEECLHLVEAASPGLLAAVSEAVKEHTR; encoded by the coding sequence ATGTACCGCGTGTGCTTCGTCTGCACCGGCAACATCTGCCGCTCGCCCATGGCCGAGTCGGTCTTCCGCTCCCACGTGGCCGACGCCGGGCTCTCGGGCCTGGTCGAGGTCGACAGCGCCGGCACCGGCGGCTGGCACGAGGGGGACGGGGCCGACCCGCGCACCGAAGCCGTCCTGGAGGCCGCCGGGTACGAGCCGGGCCACCGGGCCCGGCAGTTCCGGGCCTCCTGGTTCGCCGGCCTCGACCTCGTCATCGCGCTCGACGCCGGGCACCTGCGCGACCTCAGGGCGCTCGCCCCCACCCCTGAGGACGCGGCCAAGGTCCGGCTGCTGCGGTCCTACGACCCGGCGGCCTCCGCCGGGCAGACCGACGTACCGGACCCCTACTACGGCCCCCTCGACGGATTCGAGGAGTGCCTGCACCTGGTCGAGGCGGCGAGCCCCGGCCTGCTGGCCGCCGTAAGCGAAGCCGTGAAGGAGCACACCCGATGA
- a CDS encoding DUF5326 family protein — protein sequence MEGIRGIFEGMPWWVKWVAVPLLVLFVFGGVITSIIGALIGFLFKALLLVALVGGLIFVVRKFKGSESKSSAGEW from the coding sequence ATGGAAGGCATCCGAGGGATATTCGAGGGCATGCCGTGGTGGGTCAAGTGGGTCGCCGTCCCGCTGCTGGTGCTGTTCGTCTTCGGTGGTGTGATCACCAGCATCATCGGTGCGCTGATCGGCTTCCTCTTCAAGGCCCTGCTCCTCGTGGCCCTCGTCGGAGGCCTGATCTTCGTCGTCAGGAAGTTCAAGGGCTCCGAGTCGAAGTCCTCCGCCGGAGAGTGGTAG
- a CDS encoding cupin domain-containing protein has product MKAFRLDELEAERAANQGAYLQFLRERNMSVGLYALDAGQNDPQQPHGQDEVYFVVSGRASITVGEETTMVANGSVVYVPAGVPHKFHHITENLKVMVVFSPPEG; this is encoded by the coding sequence ATGAAGGCCTTCCGGCTGGACGAGCTCGAGGCCGAGCGGGCCGCGAACCAGGGTGCCTACCTGCAGTTCCTGCGCGAGCGGAACATGTCGGTCGGCCTCTACGCGCTGGACGCCGGGCAGAACGATCCCCAACAGCCGCACGGCCAGGACGAGGTGTACTTCGTCGTCAGCGGCCGGGCCTCGATCACCGTCGGGGAGGAGACGACGATGGTCGCCAACGGGAGCGTGGTCTACGTGCCGGCCGGGGTGCCGCACAAGTTCCACCACATCACCGAGAACCTGAAGGTGATGGTCGTCTTCTCTCCGCCGGAAGGGTGA
- a CDS encoding IclR family transcriptional regulator, whose amino-acid sequence MIGSVQRALRLLEAVGSHSEGAPAKQLAREAGLPLPTAYHLLRTLTHEGYLRRESGVFVLGDAAGRLAGGGLQQKRRSMILDSLAHFRDAVGAPVYFAVYREGEIEVVGVSDTPANPACEEWADFRETGHAHAIGQCLLGQLDEKARKDYYDRHPVEAITPYTVRDLRALEQRIGSMERMQPVAERQEYALGTVCAAIPITAGDTAATMAISLPLHQESRLLYAVDRLRSEVGALLSTLSFSISI is encoded by the coding sequence CTGATCGGTTCGGTGCAGCGCGCGCTGAGGCTGCTCGAAGCGGTGGGTTCCCATAGCGAGGGAGCCCCGGCGAAACAACTGGCGCGCGAGGCCGGGCTCCCGCTTCCCACCGCGTACCACCTGCTGCGCACCCTGACCCACGAGGGCTATCTGCGACGCGAGAGCGGGGTCTTCGTCCTGGGGGACGCCGCGGGCCGTCTGGCCGGTGGCGGACTTCAGCAGAAACGTCGCAGCATGATCCTCGACTCCCTCGCGCACTTCCGCGACGCGGTCGGGGCCCCCGTCTACTTCGCGGTCTACCGCGAGGGTGAAATCGAGGTCGTGGGTGTCTCGGACACCCCGGCGAACCCGGCCTGCGAAGAGTGGGCCGATTTCCGCGAGACCGGCCACGCGCACGCCATCGGGCAGTGCCTGCTCGGCCAGCTCGACGAGAAGGCGCGCAAGGACTACTACGACCGTCACCCGGTCGAGGCCATCACCCCCTACACCGTGCGGGATCTGCGGGCTCTGGAGCAGCGGATCGGCTCCATGGAGCGGATGCAGCCGGTGGCCGAACGGCAGGAATACGCCCTGGGCACGGTGTGCGCGGCCATCCCCATCACGGCCGGCGACACCGCCGCGACCATGGCGATTTCTCTCCCTCTGCACCAGGAAAGTCGATTGCTGTATGCGGTCGATCGGCTACGGAGTGAAGTAGGCGCGCTGTTGAGCACCCTCTCGTTCTCTATCAGTATCTGA